A region from the Desulfoglaeba alkanexedens ALDC genome encodes:
- the aprA gene encoding adenylyl-sulfate reductase subunit alpha, with product MKPSDFETVRVDTDLLILGGGMTACGAAFEAAYWAKKHGLKVTVVDKAAIDRSGAVAMGLSAINQYVGYGKGQNTVEDYVKYVRQDLMGISREDLVYDIARHVDSSVHLFEKWGLPIWKDEQGEYVHEGRWQLMINGESYKVIVAEAAKNALATMGDKAEIYERVFIVEPLMDGNKCVGAVGFSVRENKFYVFTAKATVACMGGAVHVFRPRSVGEGLGRAWYPPWNSGSSAYFTIRAGAEMTCQEVRFIPVRFKDGYGPVGAWFLLFKSRATNAMGGEYMVERAGELPKWAPYGTGKPIPANLRNWLGMEDVMAGKGPIYMRTEEAIANLAAAYKDDPKAFKKKMKELESEAWEDFLDMTISQALLWAGMNIQPEERSSEIAAAEPYFIGSHSGASGAWVCGPEDLMPAEYKKQWEAIGVYNHMTTVPALFTAGDGAGASSHKFSSGSHAEGRIAAKGAIAYILDHNQAPKVDDAQVAKLKERILAPVGRFEQFAAMSSDPDINPNFMKPKMFMFRLQKIMDEYCAGVSAQFTTNKHLLERGLELLGMLKEDAEKLAAEDLHELMRCWENVHRMWIAESHLRHVMFREESRWPGYYFRADYPDMDEKNWRVFVNSVWNPQTGEWTVKKVPVVNLPV from the coding sequence ATGAAACCTTCCGATTTCGAAACTGTACGCGTCGACACCGATCTTCTGATTCTGGGCGGCGGTATGACCGCCTGCGGTGCTGCCTTTGAGGCCGCCTACTGGGCCAAGAAGCACGGCCTGAAGGTGACCGTGGTGGACAAGGCCGCCATCGACCGTTCGGGCGCCGTCGCCATGGGTCTTTCAGCCATTAACCAGTACGTCGGTTACGGCAAGGGCCAGAACACGGTGGAAGACTACGTGAAGTACGTCCGCCAGGACCTCATGGGCATTTCCCGCGAAGACCTGGTCTACGATATCGCGCGGCACGTGGATTCGTCCGTGCACCTGTTCGAAAAGTGGGGCCTTCCTATCTGGAAAGACGAACAGGGGGAATACGTCCATGAAGGCCGTTGGCAGCTCATGATCAACGGTGAATCCTACAAGGTGATCGTGGCGGAAGCCGCGAAGAACGCTCTGGCCACTATGGGCGACAAGGCCGAGATCTATGAGCGTGTGTTCATCGTGGAACCGCTCATGGACGGCAACAAGTGTGTCGGCGCCGTAGGCTTCAGCGTCCGCGAAAACAAGTTCTACGTCTTCACCGCCAAGGCCACCGTCGCCTGCATGGGCGGCGCGGTGCATGTGTTCCGTCCGCGGTCCGTGGGTGAAGGCCTCGGCCGTGCGTGGTATCCGCCGTGGAACAGCGGTTCGAGCGCTTATTTCACCATCCGGGCCGGTGCCGAAATGACCTGCCAGGAAGTGCGGTTCATCCCTGTTCGGTTCAAGGATGGTTACGGTCCGGTCGGTGCGTGGTTCCTCCTTTTCAAGTCCCGTGCCACCAATGCCATGGGCGGGGAATACATGGTGGAACGCGCCGGCGAACTGCCCAAATGGGCGCCTTACGGCACCGGCAAGCCCATTCCTGCCAACCTGCGTAACTGGTTGGGTATGGAAGACGTCATGGCAGGCAAGGGCCCCATCTACATGAGGACGGAAGAGGCCATCGCCAACCTGGCCGCCGCCTACAAGGACGATCCCAAGGCTTTCAAGAAGAAAATGAAGGAACTGGAAAGCGAAGCCTGGGAAGACTTCCTCGACATGACCATCAGCCAGGCGCTCCTGTGGGCCGGTATGAACATTCAGCCGGAAGAGAGGTCGTCTGAAATCGCTGCGGCCGAACCGTACTTCATCGGTTCGCACTCCGGCGCCTCCGGTGCCTGGGTCTGCGGTCCGGAAGACTTGATGCCGGCCGAATACAAGAAGCAGTGGGAAGCCATCGGTGTGTACAACCACATGACGACGGTTCCGGCGCTCTTCACCGCCGGTGACGGCGCGGGAGCTTCGAGCCACAAGTTCTCGTCCGGTTCCCACGCGGAAGGCCGGATTGCGGCCAAGGGCGCCATCGCCTACATTCTGGACCACAACCAGGCTCCCAAGGTCGACGACGCCCAGGTCGCAAAGCTGAAGGAACGGATCCTGGCTCCTGTGGGCCGGTTCGAACAGTTTGCGGCCATGTCCAGTGACCCCGACATCAACCCCAACTTCATGAAGCCGAAGATGTTCATGTTCAGGCTCCAGAAGATCATGGATGAATACTGCGCCGGCGTGTCGGCTCAGTTCACCACCAACAAGCACCTCCTGGAACGCGGGCTGGAACTGCTCGGCATGCTGAAGGAAGACGCGGAGAAGCTGGCGGCAGAAGACCTGCACGAGCTGATGCGGTGTTGGGAGAACGTGCATCGCATGTGGATCGCCGAAAGCCATCTGCGTCACGTCATGTTCCGTGAAGAAAGCCGTTGGCCGGGCTACTACTTCCGCGCCGACTACCCGGACATGGACGAAAAGAACTGGAGGGTGTTCGTCAATTCCGTGTGGAATCCGCAGACCGGTGAATGGACCGTGAAGAAGGTTCCCGTGGTCAACCTGCCGGTCTAA
- a CDS encoding CoB--CoM heterodisulfide reductase iron-sulfur subunit A family protein: protein MAEAVNGNGSVLVVGGGMSGLSAALETAEAGRQVYIVEKEPYLGGRVARMNKYFPKLCPPNCGLEINFRRIKANPLVRFFTMAAVTRIEGTAGNFDVTVKIAPRYVNERCTGCGLCAEAAETEIPNPFNYGLDKVKAAYLPHDFAFPMRYVLAPEVIGTPEAEKIKAACPYDAIELDMVPKEFELKVGAIVWATGWEPYSAERIAYYGFGKYKNVVTNVILERLASPNGPTGGRIVRPSDGADVKNVAFVQCAGSRDENHLPYCSGVCCLASLKQATYLLEQDPEARATIFYIDIRALGKFEEFYTKVQKDERVRLIKGKAGEILEDPATGLVTVQVEDQATGKILKEPFDLVVLATGMVPSTAAEKVPAAVAYDDYGFILSESGVPGIVGAGCVKRPVDVATSVQDATAAALKAIQATVRR from the coding sequence ATGGCAGAAGCGGTCAATGGCAATGGTAGCGTGTTGGTGGTCGGAGGCGGCATGAGCGGGTTGAGCGCTGCGCTGGAGACCGCCGAAGCGGGGCGGCAGGTCTACATCGTCGAAAAAGAACCTTATCTGGGGGGTCGGGTCGCCCGGATGAACAAGTATTTTCCCAAGTTGTGCCCCCCGAACTGCGGCCTTGAAATCAATTTCCGCCGGATCAAAGCGAATCCACTGGTGCGGTTTTTCACAATGGCGGCGGTGACCCGGATCGAGGGAACGGCCGGAAATTTCGATGTTACAGTGAAAATCGCACCCCGCTATGTCAATGAAAGGTGCACGGGCTGCGGCTTGTGCGCGGAGGCGGCGGAAACGGAAATCCCGAATCCCTTCAATTACGGGCTGGATAAGGTCAAAGCGGCGTACCTGCCGCATGACTTCGCCTTTCCCATGCGGTACGTGCTGGCTCCCGAGGTCATCGGGACACCCGAAGCGGAGAAGATCAAGGCGGCCTGCCCGTACGACGCCATCGAACTGGACATGGTGCCCAAGGAATTCGAGCTCAAGGTGGGTGCCATCGTTTGGGCCACGGGTTGGGAACCCTACAGCGCGGAAAGGATCGCTTACTACGGTTTCGGAAAGTACAAGAACGTGGTCACCAACGTGATTCTGGAGCGGCTGGCGTCCCCCAACGGTCCTACGGGCGGGCGGATTGTTCGGCCGTCGGACGGAGCGGACGTGAAAAACGTCGCTTTCGTGCAATGTGCCGGATCGAGGGACGAAAATCACCTTCCGTACTGTTCCGGCGTGTGCTGCCTCGCGTCGTTGAAGCAGGCGACCTACCTCCTGGAACAGGACCCCGAAGCGCGGGCGACGATCTTCTACATCGATATTCGAGCGCTGGGGAAGTTCGAGGAGTTTTATACGAAGGTCCAGAAGGATGAACGCGTTCGCCTCATCAAGGGAAAAGCCGGTGAAATCCTGGAAGATCCGGCGACGGGACTCGTGACCGTCCAGGTCGAAGACCAAGCCACAGGGAAGATCCTCAAGGAGCCTTTCGACCTGGTGGTGCTGGCCACCGGCATGGTACCGAGCACCGCGGCTGAAAAAGTGCCGGCGGCCGTGGCCTACGATGATTACGGTTTTATTCTGTCTGAAAGCGGTGTCCCCGGCATCGTCGGTGCGGGCTGCGTGAAACGACCGGTGGATGTGGCCACCAGCGTGCAGGATGCGACAGCGGCGGCTCTGAAGGCGATTCAGGCGACGGTGAGGAGGTGA
- a CDS encoding hydrogenase iron-sulfur subunit, with protein MEKKIGAYICTGCGIGEALDIEALSKVATTEYKIPICRRHAMLCSAEGTALIRADMEAEGVNTAVIAACSPRVMADVFDFGCDKVVERVNLREQVVWAHPAGDEDTQMLAEDQLRMGIVKAREMVPPEPFQGENLSKRILVVGGGLAGLTAAKETASAGYEVVLVEKADALGGYLRNVYKLPPSSPPYESLETPDLDGPVKAVVEHPKIKVYTGATVRKISGAPCMFDAKIGANGSEVEERVGAVVLATGSVPYDPTRLEDLGYGKSADVITADQLEVMFKEGNVKRPSNGGPVDAVAFILCAGSRDPKHLPYCSAACCVESLKQAKYFKEANPETPVYIFYKDIRAHGTYELLYKQLQKDGVIFVRGTVTGVDDDGTGGLVVSAEDQLTGAPVVSESVGLVVLATGMVSTAALGKSFKAVTPKEGEDEPEVPEDTILASNLLNLDYRQGPEIPALKYGFPDSHFICFPYESRRTGIYPAGTVRAPMDYARAVEDATGAALKAIQCVEMSAQGKAVHPRAGDLSYPEFFMQRCTQCKRCTEECPFGAIDEDEKGNPLPNPTRCRRCGVCMGACPERIISFKNYSVGMVGNMIKNIEVPEEDEEKPRILVLACENDAYPALDMVGIHRLTYNPWVRVIPVRCLGSMNLIWIADALSKGIDGVLLLGCRYGDDYQCHFIKGSELANIRMTKIKETLDRLVLESDRVRLEQISIADYPQLPKILDEFADNLANLGPNPYKGF; from the coding sequence ATGGAAAAGAAGATCGGTGCCTACATTTGCACGGGTTGTGGCATCGGAGAAGCGCTCGACATCGAAGCGCTTTCGAAGGTGGCGACCACCGAGTACAAGATTCCCATCTGCCGGCGGCACGCGATGCTTTGCAGTGCGGAAGGGACTGCACTCATCCGGGCCGACATGGAAGCCGAAGGGGTGAACACGGCGGTGATTGCGGCCTGTTCGCCTCGGGTCATGGCCGATGTCTTCGATTTCGGTTGTGACAAGGTGGTGGAGCGAGTGAACCTGCGGGAGCAGGTGGTGTGGGCGCATCCCGCCGGGGACGAGGATACGCAGATGCTCGCCGAGGATCAGCTGCGCATGGGGATCGTCAAGGCCAGGGAAATGGTTCCCCCGGAACCCTTCCAGGGAGAAAACCTGAGCAAGCGGATCTTGGTGGTGGGCGGCGGCCTTGCCGGCCTGACGGCTGCGAAGGAAACCGCATCGGCCGGGTATGAGGTGGTGCTGGTGGAAAAGGCCGATGCGCTGGGCGGGTACCTGCGGAATGTGTACAAGCTGCCGCCGTCCAGTCCGCCCTACGAATCCTTGGAGACACCGGACCTGGACGGCCCGGTGAAGGCGGTGGTCGAACATCCGAAGATCAAAGTCTATACAGGGGCTACGGTCAGGAAGATCAGCGGGGCGCCCTGTATGTTCGATGCGAAGATCGGCGCCAACGGCAGCGAGGTCGAGGAACGAGTGGGGGCCGTGGTCCTGGCTACGGGTTCGGTGCCGTACGACCCGACCAGACTGGAAGATCTCGGCTACGGGAAATCGGCGGATGTTATCACGGCGGATCAATTGGAAGTCATGTTCAAGGAAGGTAACGTTAAGCGTCCCTCCAATGGGGGGCCGGTGGACGCTGTGGCGTTCATCCTGTGTGCCGGATCGCGCGATCCGAAGCACCTGCCCTATTGTTCGGCGGCCTGCTGCGTGGAATCTCTCAAGCAGGCCAAGTACTTCAAGGAAGCCAACCCCGAAACGCCCGTCTATATCTTCTACAAGGACATCCGCGCCCACGGGACCTACGAACTGCTCTACAAGCAGCTTCAGAAGGACGGGGTGATTTTCGTCCGAGGAACCGTGACCGGCGTGGATGACGACGGGACGGGAGGCCTGGTGGTCTCGGCGGAAGACCAGCTCACCGGGGCTCCGGTTGTTTCGGAAAGCGTGGGACTCGTGGTGCTCGCCACCGGGATGGTGTCCACCGCCGCCCTCGGTAAGTCCTTCAAGGCCGTTACGCCCAAAGAAGGCGAAGACGAACCCGAGGTCCCTGAAGACACGATCCTGGCGTCCAACCTGCTCAACCTCGATTACCGCCAGGGTCCGGAAATCCCGGCGCTGAAGTACGGTTTTCCCGATTCCCACTTCATCTGCTTCCCCTACGAATCCCGTCGAACCGGCATCTACCCCGCCGGAACCGTGCGGGCGCCCATGGACTATGCCCGGGCGGTGGAAGACGCCACCGGAGCGGCCCTCAAGGCCATCCAGTGCGTAGAAATGAGCGCTCAGGGGAAGGCGGTACACCCAAGGGCGGGGGATCTCAGCTACCCGGAATTTTTCATGCAGCGGTGCACCCAGTGCAAGCGCTGTACGGAAGAATGCCCCTTCGGAGCCATCGACGAGGACGAAAAAGGCAATCCGCTTCCCAATCCCACCCGGTGCCGTCGGTGCGGCGTGTGCATGGGGGCCTGCCCGGAACGGATCATCTCTTTCAAGAACTATTCCGTGGGCATGGTGGGCAACATGATCAAGAACATCGAAGTGCCCGAAGAGGATGAGGAAAAGCCGCGCATCCTGGTGCTCGCTTGCGAAAACGATGCCTACCCGGCGCTCGACATGGTGGGCATTCACCGCCTTACCTACAATCCCTGGGTCCGCGTGATTCCGGTTCGCTGCCTCGGTTCCATGAACCTGATCTGGATCGCCGACGCCCTTTCCAAGGGGATTGACGGCGTGCTGCTCCTGGGCTGCCGGTACGGCGACGATTACCAGTGTCACTTCATCAAAGGCAGCGAACTGGCCAACATACGTATGACCAAGATCAAGGAAACGCTTGATCGTCTGGTACTGGAGTCCGACCGGGTGCGCCTGGAGCAGATTTCCATTGCGGATTATCCGCAGCTCCCGAAAATCCTGGACGAATTCGCCGATAATTTGGCAAACCTCGGCCCCAACCCCTACAAGGGCTTTTAG
- a CDS encoding (Fe-S)-binding protein, whose translation MMEPKYVSMEMRDYLIGMGAETLNWCMQCGLCTNLCPWRLVPGEISEKFNIRYMQRLGQMGMEGFEDEDVLFACTTCGMCQTNCPRGVKIIDNVRGMRASIVGAGMAPANLRPILGSAHANGNPWSGPREKRTAWQEGLDVPPFGADTEYFLFVCCHSCYDQRSTKVAQSIVKLLKAAGVSFGVIGNEESCCGESMRKLGDEELFQKLAQSNIELFNGKGVKKIITTSPHCYWTFTNEYPEMGGHWEVIHYTQLLSRLMADGKLKVKKGFEKKTAYHDPCYLGRHSQVYDAPRELLERVAGKGTVELSRNRELSLCCAGGGGRIWAEVPMGERFGELRVIDALEKGAEVLTTACPYCLNMLIDACNSLNKEEELQIVELSEILAANLE comes from the coding sequence ATGATGGAACCGAAATACGTGTCCATGGAGATGCGGGATTACCTCATCGGCATGGGAGCCGAAACGCTCAACTGGTGCATGCAGTGCGGACTATGTACCAACCTCTGCCCCTGGCGGCTGGTTCCCGGAGAAATCAGCGAAAAGTTCAACATCCGGTACATGCAGCGCCTGGGACAGATGGGCATGGAAGGGTTTGAAGACGAGGACGTGCTGTTTGCCTGCACCACCTGCGGCATGTGCCAAACCAACTGCCCGCGCGGCGTGAAGATCATCGACAACGTGCGGGGCATGCGGGCGAGTATCGTGGGAGCGGGGATGGCGCCGGCGAATCTGAGGCCGATCTTGGGGAGCGCCCATGCCAACGGCAATCCCTGGTCCGGACCCCGAGAAAAACGCACTGCGTGGCAGGAGGGCTTGGACGTCCCTCCTTTCGGCGCCGATACTGAATACTTCCTCTTCGTGTGTTGCCATTCCTGCTACGATCAACGAAGCACCAAGGTGGCTCAAAGCATTGTAAAGCTGCTCAAGGCGGCGGGTGTGAGTTTCGGCGTGATCGGGAATGAAGAAAGCTGCTGCGGGGAAAGCATGCGAAAGCTGGGCGACGAGGAGCTTTTCCAGAAGCTGGCTCAGTCGAACATCGAGCTGTTCAACGGGAAAGGGGTGAAGAAGATCATCACCACGTCCCCGCACTGCTACTGGACGTTCACCAACGAATATCCGGAAATGGGCGGACATTGGGAAGTCATCCATTACACGCAGTTACTGAGCCGGCTTATGGCGGACGGCAAGCTCAAGGTGAAGAAGGGTTTCGAAAAGAAGACGGCGTACCACGATCCCTGCTATCTGGGCCGGCACAGCCAGGTTTACGATGCCCCCAGGGAGCTTCTGGAACGGGTGGCCGGAAAAGGCACGGTCGAGCTCTCCCGAAACCGGGAATTGAGCCTTTGCTGCGCCGGAGGCGGCGGGCGGATTTGGGCCGAAGTGCCAATGGGGGAACGTTTCGGAGAGCTGCGGGTGATCGATGCGTTGGAGAAGGGAGCCGAGGTGCTCACAACGGCTTGTCCCTACTGTCTGAACATGTTGATTGACGCGTGCAACAGCTTGAATAAAGAGGAGGAACTCCAGATCGTCGAACTGTCCGAAATCCTGGCGGCGAACCTGGAATGA
- a CDS encoding YkgJ family cysteine cluster protein: MNEHSGNKQPVELSAESPLRFACHAGLPCYTQCCRDVNIYLTPYDVLRLRRATKLSSRAFLDRYTRHFLAKVTHIPVVQLAMNPDTLYCPFVTEDGCRVYEDRPWACRMFPLDLAGPPGRYRLIRGNDRCLGLLEKDAWTAGRWLESQGVGPYMRMEEEFQAVMPAGFEPGQRLDAGLGKILFLAYDLDRFARMVGDRRFRSFYGVDDEVLNQLQEDDEALLRLAFRYIRSQMEELIRLV; this comes from the coding sequence ATGAACGAGCATTCGGGAAACAAACAGCCGGTGGAACTTAGCGCCGAAAGCCCCTTGCGGTTTGCCTGTCACGCCGGCCTTCCCTGCTACACCCAATGCTGCCGGGACGTGAACATCTACCTCACCCCGTACGACGTCCTTCGGCTGAGGCGGGCGACGAAGCTATCCTCGCGAGCGTTTCTGGACCGTTACACCCGTCACTTCCTGGCCAAGGTTACCCACATCCCCGTGGTGCAACTGGCCATGAACCCGGATACCCTCTATTGTCCATTCGTGACCGAGGACGGGTGCCGGGTTTACGAAGACCGACCTTGGGCCTGCCGGATGTTTCCGCTGGATCTCGCCGGGCCCCCGGGCCGGTATCGACTCATCCGGGGAAACGACCGTTGCCTGGGGCTGCTGGAAAAGGACGCGTGGACAGCCGGCCGATGGCTGGAGTCCCAGGGGGTTGGGCCGTACATGCGCATGGAAGAAGAATTTCAGGCGGTCATGCCGGCGGGTTTCGAACCGGGACAGCGCTTGGACGCGGGCCTGGGGAAGATCCTTTTCCTGGCTTACGATCTGGACCGCTTCGCCAGGATGGTGGGCGACCGGCGCTTCCGGTCCTTTTACGGTGTGGACGACGAAGTCCTGAACCAGCTCCAGGAGGACGACGAAGCATTGCTGCGTCTGGCCTTCCGCTACATCCGGAGCCAGATGGAAGAACTGATCCGCTTGGTGTGA
- a CDS encoding YkgJ family cysteine cluster protein, translated as MSLQHSAPSSIQEKLVPLGEGRFRFACHPGVPCFTECCRELNLFLTPYDIVRMKRHLEMTAEAFIDTYCDVRFEEGRQVPMVYLAMRDNERKTCPFVSARGCEIYDDRPSACRTYPLARASRKHKLHGVFLENYFLLKEDHCRGFEEDRSWSIEEWIQNQGLAPYHEMNNLWMEIVTDARLKRALAERQLQVFYLGSYDLDRFRSFVFGSRFLALFDLPETEVEPLRKDDEALLRLAFRWLRFSLLNDDSLRLRQPAAASP; from the coding sequence ATGAGCCTTCAACATTCCGCCCCTTCGTCTATCCAGGAAAAGCTGGTTCCCCTGGGCGAAGGTCGTTTCCGGTTCGCCTGCCATCCGGGTGTCCCCTGTTTCACGGAATGCTGCCGCGAATTGAACCTTTTCCTGACGCCCTATGACATCGTTCGGATGAAACGGCATCTGGAAATGACGGCCGAAGCCTTCATCGACACCTATTGCGACGTCCGGTTCGAGGAGGGGCGGCAGGTTCCGATGGTCTATCTTGCCATGAGGGACAACGAACGGAAGACGTGCCCCTTTGTTTCGGCAAGGGGCTGCGAGATTTACGACGATCGGCCTTCGGCCTGCCGGACCTATCCGCTGGCCCGCGCTTCGCGCAAACACAAGCTTCACGGGGTGTTCCTGGAAAATTATTTCCTGCTCAAGGAAGACCACTGCCGGGGTTTTGAAGAGGATCGTTCATGGTCGATAGAAGAATGGATCCAGAACCAGGGGCTGGCGCCTTACCACGAAATGAACAACCTCTGGATGGAGATCGTGACGGATGCGCGGCTGAAACGGGCCCTGGCGGAACGGCAGCTGCAGGTGTTCTACCTGGGTTCTTACGACTTGGATCGTTTCCGTTCCTTCGTGTTCGGCAGTCGCTTTCTGGCGCTGTTTGACCTGCCCGAAACCGAGGTGGAACCGCTGCGAAAAGACGACGAAGCCCTGCTTCGGCTAGCCTTCCGCTGGCTTCGTTTCTCGCTCTTAAACGACGATTCCCTTCGACTCCGCCAACCGGCTGCCGCTTCGCCCTGA
- a CDS encoding ogr/Delta-like zinc finger family protein: MTEDKTICPHCGQKMKKWRTPDFSTWTAEYFYVCFNDDCLYFVRGWSYMEKTMKSGCSYRYRYDPDTGYCGPIPVWSRDALKSSILED; encoded by the coding sequence ATGACCGAAGACAAGACCATTTGCCCTCATTGCGGCCAAAAGATGAAGAAATGGCGGACGCCCGACTTTTCAACCTGGACGGCGGAGTACTTTTACGTCTGTTTCAACGACGATTGCCTGTATTTCGTGCGCGGCTGGTCCTACATGGAAAAGACCATGAAATCCGGATGTTCCTACCGCTACCGTTATGACCCGGATACGGGATATTGCGGGCCGATTCCCGTGTGGTCCAGGGACGCCCTGAAATCCTCCATCCTGGAAGATTGA
- a CDS encoding DUF5663 domain-containing protein, which translates to MTPKQPQAKKPAEATPLGIRNPYIVNFCRVLVEQKGEHHEPEALKKLLNSMYKLFENMLGQNMVRALPEDVRDEYLKICEDLTHLNYERIGEIFDRHVPDYEAVMKETMKQFAKIFMSNRTFNPKDYPVAEAAAAAGD; encoded by the coding sequence ATGACCCCGAAGCAGCCTCAGGCCAAGAAACCGGCTGAAGCCACCCCGCTCGGCATTCGAAATCCTTACATCGTCAACTTCTGCCGGGTCCTGGTGGAACAGAAGGGAGAACACCACGAACCGGAAGCTCTGAAAAAACTCTTGAACAGCATGTACAAGCTCTTCGAAAACATGCTCGGCCAGAACATGGTCCGGGCGCTTCCCGAAGACGTTCGGGACGAATACCTGAAGATCTGCGAAGACTTGACCCACTTGAACTACGAACGGATCGGAGAGATTTTCGACCGGCACGTTCCCGACTACGAAGCGGTTATGAAAGAAACCATGAAGCAGTTTGCAAAGATCTTCATGTCGAACCGAACCTTCAACCCCAAGGACTATCCCGTTGCGGAAGCCGCTGCGGCTGCGGGCGATTGA
- a CDS encoding type II toxin-antitoxin system HicA family toxin: MQAKLFEKAGCEYVRTRGDHLIYRFPGAIRPVVIPMYDEVAVFVIRNNMRLIGMSTESYHQLLDSL, translated from the coding sequence ATCCAGGCCAAGCTTTTTGAGAAAGCCGGCTGCGAATATGTACGAACCAGAGGCGACCATCTGATCTATCGTTTTCCTGGTGCGATAAGACCTGTTGTGATTCCGATGTACGATGAAGTGGCGGTATTCGTTATACGTAACAACATGCGCCTCATAGGGATGAGCACCGAATCCTATCACCAACTGCTCGACAGTTTGTAG
- a CDS encoding ATP-binding protein: MATALGIEACRQNHRTRFVTCYGLVNELVEAREQRALQRLIQKYVRYDLLILDELAYIPFSKEGSELLFQVLAERHEKGSVIITTNLGFADWTQVFGDPTMTAALLDRLTHKAHIIHCSWESYRLKQSLRSKAKHTEQRPTHESVA; this comes from the coding sequence ATGGCGACAGCCCTGGGGATCGAGGCCTGCCGGCAAAACCATCGGACCCGGTTTGTGACCTGCTACGGGCTGGTCAACGAACTGGTGGAGGCCAGAGAACAAAGAGCACTGCAGCGTTTGATCCAAAAATACGTTCGCTACGATCTGCTGATCCTGGATGAACTGGCCTACATTCCGTTTTCCAAAGAAGGTTCGGAGTTGTTGTTCCAGGTCTTGGCGGAACGCCACGAGAAAGGCTCCGTGATCATCACCACGAACCTTGGGTTTGCCGATTGGACCCAGGTGTTTGGGGATCCAACTATGACGGCCGCCCTGTTAGACCGTCTCACCCACAAAGCCCATATCATCCACTGCAGCTGGGAAAGTTACCGCCTCAAACAGAGCCTGAGGTCCAAAGCCAAACACACGGAGCAAAGACCTACCCATGAAAGTGTCGCCTAG
- a CDS encoding transposase, giving the protein MDQYELIRTGYRVYGKSISELARLTGHCRNTVKKAIRGEPWGYREREHQAFPALGEHLAVIDGWLEGDRDKPCNQRHTARRIYHRLIEEQGFKGSESTVRRYVRLAKMQLGMAGSCTFIPCDPEAGYEGEVDWGGAIALIGGEAQRLKFFCMRSKYSGKHFVRFYPCERQQVFFDGHEQAYAFFGGVFPILIYDNLTAAVRKVMRGKDRQQQEAFSKFKAYYSLDARFIVMESFP; this is encoded by the coding sequence ATGGACCAGTACGAACTGATCAGGACGGGGTACCGAGTGTACGGGAAGAGCATCAGCGAGCTGGCACGTCTGACAGGTCATTGCCGTAATACGGTGAAGAAGGCCATTCGGGGCGAACCTTGGGGATACAGGGAGCGTGAACATCAGGCATTTCCGGCCTTGGGGGAGCATCTGGCGGTGATCGACGGGTGGTTGGAGGGCGACCGGGATAAACCTTGCAATCAAAGGCATACGGCGCGTCGGATCTACCATCGGTTGATTGAAGAACAGGGCTTTAAAGGCAGTGAATCCACGGTGCGCCGGTATGTGAGGCTGGCCAAGATGCAGCTTGGGATGGCGGGATCCTGCACGTTCATACCCTGTGATCCCGAAGCGGGCTATGAAGGGGAGGTGGATTGGGGCGGTGCGATCGCGCTGATAGGGGGCGAGGCGCAGCGTCTGAAGTTTTTTTGCATGCGCAGCAAGTATTCGGGCAAGCACTTTGTGCGGTTCTATCCCTGCGAACGGCAACAGGTGTTTTTCGATGGCCATGAGCAAGCGTATGCGTTTTTCGGGGGAGTTTTCCCGATTCTGATCTACGACAACTTGACAGCAGCGGTTCGCAAGGTCATGCGGGGCAAAGATCGTCAGCAACAGGAAGCCTTTTCGAAGTTTAAGGCCTATTACAGTTTGGATGCGCGTTTCATCGTTATGGAAAGCTTTCCATAA
- a CDS encoding nucleotidyltransferase domain-containing protein yields the protein MASAKDVFVNKAKLFLYYLEQAGIEVTEAYLFGSVTRDLADKDSDIDVAVVSKDFEGIMCHDIKKYSKYRRMVDLRLEIHPFSFDEVTADPPHFFLKIKEEGLRIH from the coding sequence ATGGCTTCTGCAAAAGATGTGTTCGTGAACAAGGCGAAATTGTTTTTATATTATCTTGAGCAGGCTGGTATTGAAGTGACAGAGGCATATCTTTTTGGATCTGTAACTAGAGACCTGGCTGACAAGGATAGCGATATTGATGTGGCTGTTGTTTCCAAGGATTTTGAAGGCATAATGTGTCATGACATTAAGAAGTATAGTAAATACAGGCGAATGGTGGATTTGCGCTTGGAGATCCATCCTTTCTCCTTTGATGAGGTAACAGCTGATCCACCTCATTTTTTCTTGAAAATTAAGGAAGAAGGACTTCGTATCCATTGA